In Vanessa cardui chromosome 28, ilVanCard2.1, whole genome shotgun sequence, one genomic interval encodes:
- the LOC124541561 gene encoding peroxynitrite isomerase THAP4-like → MLQSNEEIHEALAPISWLSGRWVTEEGKGHYPTLKDFQYHEEIEFICIGQPMFNYTSISRHPETKKPMHQERGFLRINPGTHDLAFLISHNFGLTSLEEGACDPEKKEIKLVTANVSRASFAKPPYVKSFKREIRLLQPDTLQVVLYMETDNTPLSEHLTAIYKKV, encoded by the exons atgctgCAATCCAACGAAGAGATTCACGAGGCTCTTGCACCAATCTCTTGGCTCTCTGGACGCTGGGTCACTGAAGAGGGAAAAGGCCACTACCCTACCTTAAAAGATTTTCAATATCATGAAGAAATAGAATTCATATGTATTG GGCAGCCTATGTTCAATTACACCTCAATATCGAGACATCCTGAAACGAAGAAGCCTATGCATCAAGAAAGGGGATTTCTCCGAATAAATCCCGGGACGCATGATCTAGCCTTTCTCATCAGTCATAACTTTGGCCTCACATCTCTTGAAGAAGGTGCCTGTGATccagaaaagaaagaaataaaactcGTCACAGCTAATGTATCGAGGGCTTCTTTTGCAAAACCGCCCTATGTTAAAAGCTTCAAAAGGGAAATACGATTGTTGCAGCCAGATACCTTACAAGTAGTACTTTATATGGAGACTGACAATACACCGCTGAGTGAACATCTCActgcaatttataaaaaagtctaA
- the LOC124541735 gene encoding transcription initiation factor TFIID subunit 10-like isoform X1, producing the protein MQMSRMSSPSIGMDEDSGAGHALTDFLLQLENYSPSIPDSVVAYYLNMSGFESQDPRLIRLIALASQKFLSDIANDALQHCKMRTSSQINQSSKNQKGPKEKKYVMTMEDLVPALQEYGISAKKPHYFV; encoded by the exons ATGCAGATGAGTCGTATGAGTTCGCCGTCTATCGGGATGGATGAAGACAGCGGCGCTGGTCATGCATTGACCGATTTTCTTCTTCAACTTGAAAACTATAGTCCATCGATCCCAGACTCTGTTGTTGCATATTACTTGAACATGTCAGGCTTCGAATCACAAGACCCAAG ATTGATTAGACTTATAGCATTAGCGTCCCAGAAGTTCTTATCAGATATAGCGAATGATGCATTACAACACTGTAAAATGAGAACATCGAGCCAAATTAATCAGAGCTCTAAGAATCAAAAAGGACCAAAGGAAAAGAAATATGTCATGACAATGGAGGATTTAGTGCCCGCCCTTCAGGAATACGGAATCTCAGCAAAGAAGccacattattttgtttaa
- the LOC124541735 gene encoding transcription initiation factor TFIID subunit 10-like isoform X2 produces MSRMSSPSIGMDEDSGAGHALTDFLLQLENYSPSIPDSVVAYYLNMSGFESQDPRLIRLIALASQKFLSDIANDALQHCKMRTSSQINQSSKNQKGPKEKKYVMTMEDLVPALQEYGISAKKPHYFV; encoded by the exons ATGAGTCGTATGAGTTCGCCGTCTATCGGGATGGATGAAGACAGCGGCGCTGGTCATGCATTGACCGATTTTCTTCTTCAACTTGAAAACTATAGTCCATCGATCCCAGACTCTGTTGTTGCATATTACTTGAACATGTCAGGCTTCGAATCACAAGACCCAAG ATTGATTAGACTTATAGCATTAGCGTCCCAGAAGTTCTTATCAGATATAGCGAATGATGCATTACAACACTGTAAAATGAGAACATCGAGCCAAATTAATCAGAGCTCTAAGAATCAAAAAGGACCAAAGGAAAAGAAATATGTCATGACAATGGAGGATTTAGTGCCCGCCCTTCAGGAATACGGAATCTCAGCAAAGAAGccacattattttgtttaa
- the LOC124541411 gene encoding ADP,ATP carrier protein → MSNLADPVAFAKDFLAGGISAAVSKTAVAPIERVKLLLQVQHVSKQIAADQRYKGIVDAFVRIPKEQGLLSFWRGNFANVIRYFPTQALNFAFKDKYKQVFLGGVDKHTQFWRYFAGNLASGGAAGATSLCFVYPLDFARTRLAADVGKGDGQREFTGLGNCISKIFKSDGLTGLYRGFGVSVQGIIIYRAAYFGFYDTARGMLPDPKNTPIVISWAIAQAVTTVAGIISYPFDTVRRRMMMQSGRAKGDILYKNTIHCWATIAKTEGGSAFFKGAFSNVLRGTGGAFVLVLYDEIKKLL, encoded by the coding sequence ATGTCGAACCTCGCCGATCCAGTCGCGTTCGCTAAGGACTTCCTCGCCGGTGGTATCTCTGCCGCGGTCTCCAAAACAGCAGTAGCTCCCATCGAGCGTGTCAAGCTGCTGCTCCAAGTCCAGCATGTCAGCAAACAAATCGCCGCAGACCAGCGTTACAAAGGTATCGTCGACGCCTTCGTCCGCATTCCCAAAGAGCAGGGTCTGCTCTCATTCTGGCGTGGTAACTTCGCCAACGTCATCAGGTACTTCCCTACCCAGGCGCTAAACTTCGCTTTCAAGGACAAGTACAAGCAGGTCTTCCTCGGAGGCGTAGACAAGCACACCCAGTTCTGGCGCTACTTCGCCGGTAACCTTGCGTCCGGTGGTGCCGCCGGAGCTACCTCCCTATGCTTCGTGTACCCACTCGACTTCGCCCGTACCCGTCTCGCCGCCGACGTCGGTAAGGGTGACGGACAGCGTGAGTTCACCGGTCTCGGAAACTGCATCAGCAAGATCTTCAAATCCGACGGTCTGACCGGTCTGTACAGGGGTTTCGGTGTGTCCGTACAAGGTATCATTATCTACCGTGCGGCCTACTTCGGCTTCTACGACACCGCCCGCGGCATGTTGCCCGACCCCAAGAACACACCCATCGTCATCAGCTGGGCCATCGCACAGGCCGTCACCACAGTGGCCGGTATCATCTCGTATCCCTTCGACACGGTCCGTAGGCGTATGATGATGCAGTCTGGACGTGCCAAGGGCGATATCCTCTACAAGAACACCATCCACTGCTGGGCGACCATCGCGAAGACTGAGGGAGGCTCCGCCTTCTTCAAGGGTGCCTTCTCCAACGTCCTCAGAGGCACAGGTGGTGCTTTCGTACTCGTCTTATATGACGAGATCAAGAAGCTCCTCTAA